The following coding sequences are from one Equus przewalskii isolate Varuska chromosome 23, EquPr2, whole genome shotgun sequence window:
- the LOC103556844 gene encoding LOW QUALITY PROTEIN: complement component receptor 1-like protein (The sequence of the model RefSeq protein was modified relative to this genomic sequence to represent the inferred CDS: inserted 5 bases in 3 codons; substituted 1 base at 1 genomic stop codon), with the protein PPPAICNGDYYSSNRNAFQYATVVTVXCLIGPDREKLFDFVEEXSISCTSKDNQLDIWSSPPPQCVSANKYTPEVENGIRLFGSRSLYSLNVIVRFTCQPGFVMKAPHXLQCWANNTWVPEMPSCSRVCQLPPEIRHGKHTPRNKDDLSXGQEVFYSCEPSCDLRGAASRHCAPEGDWSPAALRCAVKSCAEFLDQLSNGHVHFPLNLQFGAKVSFICDEWFRLKGSSTSRCVLVGMKSLWSSSVPVCELCQLPPEIRHEIFCPNLAIRNYTRTSLGDIPYGKEIAYTCDPYPDRGMNFNLIGECTINCTSDSQGNEI; encoded by the exons CCACCCCCAGCCATATGCAATGGAGACTactacagcagcaatagaaatgCTTTTCAATATGCAACAGTGGTCACTGT TTGTCTCATTGGGCCAGATAGAGAAAAGCTGTTTGACTTCGTGGAAGAGTAGTCAATATCCTGTACCAGCAAAGACAATCAACTGGATATTTGGAGCAGCCCTCCTCCTCAGTGTGTTTCTGCTAATAAGTACACTCCAGAAGTTGAAAATGGAATTAGATTATTTGGAAGTAGGAGTTTATATTCCTTAAATGTGATTGTGAGATTTACATGTCAGCCTGGCTTTGTCATGAAAGCACCCCA ACTGCAATGCTGGGCCAACAACACATGGGTGCCTGAGATGCCAAGCTGCTCCAGGG tgtgccAGCTGCCTCCAGAAATCCGGCATGGTAAGCACACCCCAAGAAATAAGGATGACCTTT CTGGGCAGGAAGTGTTCTACAGCTGTGAGCCCAGCTGTGATCTCAGAGGGGCTGCTTCTCGGCACTGTGCACCCGAGGGAGACTGGAGCCCTGCAGCCCTGAGATGTGCAG TGAAATCATGTGCTGAATTCCTGGACCAACTGTCTAATGGCCATGTGCACTTTCCACTTAATCTCCAGTTCGGGGCAAAAGTGTCCTTCATTTGTGATGAGTG gtTCCGATTAAAAGGCAGCTCCACTAGTCGTTGTGTCTTGGTTGGAATGAAAAGCCTTTGGAGCAGCAGTGTTCCTGTGTGTGAGC tgtgccAGCTGCCTCCAGAAATCCGGCATG AAATCTTTTGTCCCAATCTGGCTATCAGGAACTACACAAGAACTTCTCTGGGAGACATCCCCTATGGAAAAGAAATTGCTTATACATGTGACCCCTACCCAGACAGAGGGATGAATTTCAACCTCATTGGAGAGTGCACCATCAACTGCACAAGTGACAGCCAAGGGAATGAGATTTGA